A window of Acropora muricata isolate sample 2 chromosome 6, ASM3666990v1, whole genome shotgun sequence genomic DNA:
TACTCTTCTAGGCGTCGCGTCGCTCTTGAACCTGGCTGCAGTCACTTTCGAACGGTTCATGTCCATTTCCTTTCCACTAACGTATGACGTTTATTTGAACCGTTCGCGCGCCACAGTCATGATCACTGCCGTGTGGTCAGTGTCCATTTTTCAAGCGATTTTTCGATTGGCCTTCAAAGATGACAAGGCTGATCGGTGCTACGAACTTATTCAATTCGCCTTAGCGGTGGCTTTGCCATTTCTATGCATTCTCGTGGTGAATATCAAAATATTTTATGTAGCTCGACAACACGCCAGACAAATCAACGCTTGTACTCCTGAAGCTCCGAGCCGGGCGTTCATCAAGAAGCTGAAAATCGTCAAAATCATCGCTCTTCTTGTTGGAACATTCACTTTGACATGGATACCTTATTGGATACAGAACATTTTCGAGCATCACAACTCAAATAAGACAAGTAAGGCAGATTTGAAGATCGGGGAGAAGGTCACCGAAGCCTTGGTGTGTTCCACTGCATTGTTAAACCCTCTTCTCTACGGAATACTTCGCAAAGATGTACGTGAGGCAATTGTACGAGGTTTACTATGCCAGAACGTAAATCATTTAACAGACGTCCACTCTCTTTCTTACAGTCTGCGCACAGAACATATGTCCGCAATGACTGCTAAATAAATATTTGCAACTGAAAAATCTCTTGTTGCTTAAACTTCTGCATGAGATTCAAGGGTGCTAgatttaatattaaaatcatTATTGAAGTGGATGTGGCACAACCAAGGACAACGCCAAGTAAACAATACGCGTTTTTCAAGAAGAAATGGATAAGTTGCCccatttggtttgtcatactaTAAAATATCATCTGAGGCCATATttcttactgaaaaaaaaaaaaaactgtggatATTACAGGttgaattcagttttctttgaagCGGTGAGTGGATAACACCGACGCACATTTAAACAACTTCACTATTATTCCGTTTTTTGCCCACACGATATTCGACCTGTTGCCTGGTGTGACAGGCCAATATGGCTCCTGCTTCGTTATTAGACTCCTTATGTCTTCGCAATCAATTTGCTTCTGAATTGTATAAGTTATGTTACGTTTGTTTTAGTTTTATCGATCcgttatttatttcttttttctccgTTAAATTTGCAATTAATTTGCGGCTAAACACGGAAAAACCAGTGTGCAACAGTCGCTTTTAAGGTTAAAAAGAGACGAAGGTGATTTAGCCAGTTCGGTGCGATGTCACGAGGCGGCTTTCGAACAAAAAGTAACAGCCTTTGTAGCCAGAGACATAAGCAAGTCATTAATTGAGATGTATGAATAAGTAGAACTCTTCACATGTTATAACTATGTAGATCATTATAGTGTGAAGCATAGTGGAGACATTGCTGTGTATTTGGTAAAGATTTTCAAGATTTCTGTACATAACATTAAGGGTCTCATAGTCCAATATCGAAGAACTGTATCGTAATGGTGGGTTTCAATTATACCGAAATGAGAGTAAAAACTATGAACATCATCATCCCTTGTGTAAAATTTATCGGACGATTTTTTTTACTTATAATGCGCCATATTACGTTCTGGAGCCTTTTTCCATCGTCTATGGcagctgaaataaaaaaattttactgcattaaaaaataaataaataatcctGTCGCACGTGCGGCGCGCACTTAAAGTATATTTCATCGGCGCACTCTTCAAAACGACAAATTTTGTCGCAATTTCCATGCAAACCAAGTGTGTTTAATAAACCTTCGTCTTCTATCTTTACTTAAACCCTCTGGTACGAAGCCATTTGTCGCTTTCTTCGACCACATTATGCAGTCTAAACAAGACAGAATAATTTCGAAATAGCTGAGATGAAGTAACATTTAGTTTTAATCAGTCTTTGACGTTGCCCTTGTGGTCGCttaaatttcatgaaaaaactACAACTTTATCTCATATATGATTCGGAGTCATGTGGACGACATCCCACAGTTTTCATCCTCTTCGGTATTAATCAAATATGTTTTCAAATTTCCTCTCTCCTCAGCTGAATGTATTAGTTAACTCAGAAAGTACCAGTAATGAAATTTTTACGTTTAATGTCGTTCGTTCGTCTTAATAATGCTTTCGAAAATACAAAGTTGTAACTTCTATTAACTAATTTCCAAGATTTACATAAGAAACCTAAATTACGCTGTTATGTCACCTCATTGAAAGGGGTGATATTGAgttaagaatattttattttaccaagaGTTTTCGTTCCCAGTGAGGATTTCCTCTGAAATCGTTGAATATAGGAAAAACTATAATTCAATTCTGCTTGCCATCCGGAAATAGAAGAGGATACCATTGATTATCCAAAAAGATTAACCACGTAAAGACTTTATCATTAGCAATCTCATTCATTTGGATATGCTATTACTGTTAAGATACTATCTTCATCGCAATTGGCAGTTTGCTTGTGTGTGCAGGTTTTCTGTTAGTATCTTGGACTTTTAATGTTTCTGAAAACCTTAAAGATCAACAAGCCACACGAATATATCATATTACTTCGCTTCAAATCAGTTATCTGAATTCAACGATTGTATATTTTTGCCATTGAAACCAGCTGTTACGATAATAGAACTACGCATTTTCGAATCTCTTTTTAAACTAACTAGATACCCTGCGCGGGTTAGCGGAAACAACAAACACTTCATCCAACGTCATATTCGATGAATATGTCAGATCCTTAAATCGCTCCCTCAAAATTGCATTCACAACTCGCGCAAACAATAGAAGGCCTAGCAATAAACCTTGAAGGCATCGACAACATTATCTGGAAACAATTCTCGATGGAGAATTCgagatagaaagaaaaaaatggaaatttctTGACGTCCGCACAACTGCAAAATatatgggtcattttccgtcGTCGATCTGCGAAATGTTCAAAACTGATGGAAAACGTTTGTTTAAAGAGTACAAATACTGTCTTTCATCGTTAGGTATGCAGATTTGTGATCATCATTTTCGTTGTGGTTACTTAGCTGCGGACAAATGTTTGATTGTTTAGCCCTTTGAATGACAAAAGTCGCGCCAGCGGGAAGGAGTAGAGAATGAGAGACAGTATTTCTAGCGACGTTACACTTCCTTGTCGCATAGAACAGAAATGGAAAGCAATCCAAAATGTCTGGCCGTTAATTAATATCAGCAAGCCAGCTTTGCCGGCATAATTGACAACGCCGTCACAAAATGTTTGATCCTTTAGCGAGTATCATACTAATTTTATTCTGTTTTGATTGAATTTGATTTTCGTTCGGAAATATTCAAGTAAGAGACAAATTTAAATATAAATAACT
This region includes:
- the LOC136919035 gene encoding histamine H2 receptor-like produces the protein MAGVESAEKALRNCKDLHALFNFTYLRELGEDNIPYGQLEALLENATLCNKRNTQSTQSTTPGQLKPSPVLITYYVAIAVFGLVINLSVIATICRVRRLWTITNAFVVSLAMADFLMVTLLIPLNINLKYNGDTTLGVVKDTVITLLGVASLLNLAAVTFERFMSISFPLTYDVYLNRSRATVMITAVWSVSIFQAIFRLAFKDDKADRCYELIQFALAVALPFLCILVVNIKIFYVARQHARQINACTPEAPSRAFIKKLKIVKIIALLVGTFTLTWIPYWIQNIFEHHNSNKTSKADLKIGEKVTEALVCSTALLNPLLYGILRKDVREAIVRGLLCQNVNHLTDVHSLSYSLRTEHMSAMTAK